In Panicum virgatum strain AP13 chromosome 5K, P.virgatum_v5, whole genome shotgun sequence, the genomic window agtactggattgaaccgcggCCGGAACATACCTTCCCACCGTCTTGACATCGTTCTCATCTAGCTAATGACGGGTGCAGggccgggctctgtagtcgagggtggtgggcctgttccgtgaagcgggaattgaagggaaaagttgcacgtgtgactctgggagtaaccacgtgacgtgtgtttaggtctacctggccaggttaacaaattcgattcgaatcgtccgtttctcaccggttattgagactgcttaacccttctgtcacatagagtaagaagtgaaagatgaggatgatgaatatggttgattggacgataaaagataattgttttcaccatgtatgctattggatagatgctcacctagaatggttaattgaactagaacctgaaaactataacctgcaattaaggatctattctttattgcttttcagcaaaaaccaacccctcaagccaaaagccttgcatgtctagttaaaggacTAAATATATCCTAGtcaggtaagccttgctgagtattagtattttcagccttgcttgtggctcaattttgtTTCAGGCGATACTTTGGAGGACATGTTTGCCAGtctgacctggccttgcactctcccgcctggttggtccgtggagtgggatacgtcccCGGCCGGCgatgacaagaacgagtgatgtcatgtaatgggcttcatcgtgacacccctttcgtcgttagttctcgtgtttactttccgctaaaataaaggactctggTGAACTTCTTATATGTTGGCTTTGAAAAGTACTttgttaaatttggaacttggtttgtaattctacttttatgttaaactctgtggtgtaatatattgtgaggtgttgtaatctctggactcgccttcgtgtgaattatgctgctttgttcgatccaggcttaagtggttttatcgggaattTACCCGACGGACCTCCGATGTGCTCCGTCTGCTGTGCGAGTTAAACCTAATTGcctttgcaacgatggttagcgcacttaagccggtttatgtcgggcaGTTCTGCCAcaccgacgcagctccttgtagtcattcgtggcatgggtgaacgagtggtgccacttgcagtacggcctcccccgcagctcttgcgtcgttggcagcttgtgattctctgggagcttcaactgcttttctttgagcagtagatcgaatatctgctctgccatggccacgtcaaagtcaaagcccttcacaagccccttctgtttgacccacttgcacgggacggggtttgccccccgggtccactctgccacaaccacttcttgttccccgctagaatcatcataatcatctgcttgggccatattcacatggcggttaaattttttctggtacagctcagggtgatagtgttcatatgcAAGGTTCaccgaaccgtcggtaaccggtccggtttgaccggttaccggtcaaaccggtccggcccggtaccggtttggtccggtatgaaaccggtccaaattcaaaaatttaaatttgaattcaaaaaaatgaaaaattcccaaaaaattcctaaaaatacttcaaggtgcaatgaatctaatggtgtcaaattttctcaaaaattcattcatttagtatggtttgcggaatttaaaagttaaataaaaaaagaaaaagaaaaaaagccgCGGCCCATTAAGGGCCCATCGCGCGGCAGGGCGCATTTAACCTCGCGTGTCCTCAGCTGAAGGCTCAGTAGCGCCTCCCTCATCCGCTCCCCCCTCCTTTACTCCTGTCCGCCGCCAGAagtcgccgtccgccgcccgaGACCGGCTTGCCGCCCGTGGAGCTCGGCTAACCGGTCTCCTCGACCGGTAAGCCGGACCGGTAGCACACTACAAGAAATTTGGCCTTCCATGACGATTAGATTGTGTCACAGAAGACTAAATATTTGTCATTGTATCTAATCTATGACGACTTTGTGACAAAAAAAAGTTCGTCATTGAATGTGCGTCACTAATGACAATCAGTGACGAAATATATTAAAATTGTCATAGATTTTATGACGATATATTTATCATCACAGATTTTTATGACGCATTAGAATCGTTATTGTTGGAGAGAAAATTGTCATAAGCTGTAGAATGTGATTTCGCCACATAGGATCAAGCTGGGTGATGTGGTTCTGACGTAGCTCTACCTTGTGACGTTTTTATTTCATCATAATTTATCTGGCCCACATTATTTTTAGGCCCACTTGTAGCCTGGTCCAGCCCATGTTTAGACCCATTTACAACCTGGCCCAGCCCATGTTTAGACCCACTAGTAGCCTGACTCAGCCCATGTTTAGGCCCACTTGCAGCCTAACCCAGACATATTTAGATAACTCAGCTCATGTTGAGGCCCAACTATGCTTGACCCAACCCATGCGAAGTCCATTTGTAGCTGGACCCAATCCATGTTGGCCCAGCTCATATCAAGGCCCGCAGTTGGGCCAACATGAGACCAGCCCACTATAGTGCTGCCCAACTATTGTGGCCGTCCAAACATAAATCGTATAATGCTAATTTAATCTCATTTGTAACCCAACACATCCACATCCAGCTCACAAAATGGTATTTGTAGTATAGAATAACATAACCATACTTCATTCACATAATATTATCACAGTTCAATAGTTCATTGACATAGCAATAATCCATATATTCCACCAACAGAACCATCTCACAAAATATGACAACCACCATCTAGATCCACACACATAACAGGATCTTCACATTTTGCACATTTGGCAACCAACAGGTTCACAAAACAGCAGAGCAGTATGGCACTTCAAGCCAAAAAGGACCTAGTGTTCACATCTAGACACATCAACTCCTAGATCCAAAGTTAGCTATAATATTCCCAAAATACCATAGTCCCATGAAAGCATAAACCACGTTAGGGATAAGTATTCACCTATTACTGACTCTGATTGAAGCTGATCAAACCACGAAGGAGAGCATTGTTTTCTTCTAATTGCTTCTTGAGATCTCCAACATCTTCTAGATGCTTCTGTCTTGCTTCTTCTGACTGTTTCTTTAGGTTGTCTATCTCTTGTTGTTGACCATCAAGCTTTTGTCGAAGTTCCTCTTTGTCTTGTTTCTCCTTCTCAAGTTGCGCTTCAAGCTCTTGCACACGCAAAGTTTCAGCTCGGCTAGATCTTTTCTTCAAGGCTGGCTGAAGGCCTACATTTTGAAGGAATTTACTTGATGGTAGAACTTGAGAAACTGCTTCAATTGCAGTATTGGGTTGCTGTTCATCTTCAACTGGAGCTGCCATAATAGCGTTCATGTCATCCTAGCAATGAAAGGATAACAAAATATTAGATATAAGTTTCAAGCGAAAGCTATACATCAAATTTGATCATAGTAAACTGACATGGAAATCATCATTAAAAATTTGGTATTAGAAGTGCTAGTTTAGCAATGCATAGCTCCAACAGGAATGTTCAGAATCAATAAAAATTTAAATCTCTACATCATTCATATAACGAATATTAAATAACAGGTGATGTGGCTCATGGTAAAGCCAAAGGAGCAGGTAAAGAATATTAAATAACAGAAATTAGAGATTTGTTCAGTGAATAACTAATCAAATATTGTATGATGTAATGTTAGAATGTAGTTCTGTACTTCTGTTGAAaatttacacacacacacaaaggtTCCTTATAACAATCTTAATTAGAATCTGATTGCCATGATAATTTTCATGCATGTGAAAGAAATATGTCATGTGTGGTCACACTACATATGAATTTATTCATCTTTTTGCAGACTGATCATAAAAAAATAACAGCATAGGATTGGAAACTAGGGAAAAGCCCTCAAGTAGCATATATTTATTCACACCAGTGCACAAAATTTAGAAGGAAACAATTACTTACAATAGCCTTCTGGACTGGCTCAGCAAGGCCTTTCTTTTTGCTAAGATGGCACTCCTTGAAAAGTTCAATTGCATTGGGTGGTGCATCGGGATATAGCATTTCGGTCTAAAATTATATGCAATACAATTTAGAACTTGTTAGCTCCACATAGGATAAGTGTAAGTGAAAGTAGTGAACACAGATGCGAAGTGTTTAGTATTCCTTACCACAGCAAAGCGGTGTGCAATGTAGCACCGAGAGCCTGTGCGCTGCTGTAACTTAACAAACTCACGATTCAGTTTGTATTTCTGGCACTTCTCCTACAAATGGCACAATTACATCAGGCACATAACTGTGCAAGGCAATAATTAACAAAGCATCATGTACTTCCATACCTTGTGTCTTGGGCTTGACCACATTGCCACCAAGGCTCTCCATTGCTCATCAGTCATACTATTCACCGGCGATGTAGTTCTAACTTGATTAGCCGGGACATCATCAAAGTACTGTTTTTTGAGCCTGTGTCTCATTTGACGTTGCCCACCCTTGAGCATGTCAACACATGCATCTTTGACTGGCTTAGAATTGGTGTCCATGGTAAATTGAACCTAGTAGAGTATCAAAATTAGATAGTAGAATGCAAAGGGATATAGTAAATTTATTGACCAGGATTTGTGATACTCACAGCAACTTTGCCAATGTAGTCTGTAAGGATAGAGGGATCCTTCTTGTACTCCTTCCAGTGTGGAAGGATAGGTATGTGTTGCCTAAGAACAATCCCTCCCTCTGATGCAAGCTTTGCAGCTTGCATTGGTGTCTCTGGCCGTTTGTTCCCTTCAGAAATGTGGATTGCTAACTTAGTGCCTAAGCCTCTGCTTATCCTCTCAAGTCCTTTTCCCAAAGTTCTTCCCCTATGCACTTGCTCTGTGATGGTAGTATGTTCAACTGACAAAAAAACAATCATGTAATTAGTTTAACAAATATAGTTTCATAAGCACTTCGTTGGTCAGGGTACTGTTTGATGCAAGATATCTATGTCTACTATGCAAGTAATCATCCATTTGGATTCAGGACAGCAACATAAGAACATCACAAGGCATCAATCATCTAGGACAGCATAAGGACAGCAGCATAAAAACAGTATAAGGACATTAGTTGTGAATATTGACAGGTTATCCGCATAAGAACAGAATAAGCACACTTAATCATTGAGTACACCATAAGCTAGCATGATATCTTAATAAATCATACCATAAAGCTTACGTGATATCTGAATATTAATTAACAGGTAATCAGAAGTCAGGACTACAAATAAAAAACAATAGGACAAAGTTCAGCCACATGCCTTCATCGTCCATTAGAAGAGGGTCCTCATGTTGGGCAGGAGACCTTGGTGGTACCAATGCAACATCTGTGGCAGGAAGGTCTTCGTGAGTTGAAGCCGACGCTCTTGTCTTCTGCCTAGTGACTCTAGCAGGTAGGCCTTGTCCCCCTGGTGCCATGACTCTCTTCGTTCTTGCTCCTCCGAATGGCATTCTAGTAGTATCATTTGAACTCTGTAAAGCC contains:
- the LOC120706126 gene encoding uncharacterized protein LOC120706126 isoform X1, which translates into the protein MAPGRKVGSGKRQPAEQELTDYEKERTLNIMRNNQRIQELGMLKLKSILSQTAAPLNTKERGTAGTNNNKKARGTAVSDSLYQPEENDDSEEEGVEKSSNDTTRMPFGGARTKRVMAPGGQGLPARVTRQKTRASASTHEDLPATDVALVPPRSPAQHEDPLLMDDEVEHTTITEQVHRGRTLGKGLERISRGLGTKLAIHISEGNKRPETPMQAAKLASEGGIVLRQHIPILPHWKEYKKDPSILTDYIGKVAVQFTMDTNSKPVKDACVDMLKGGQRQMRHRLKKQYFDDVPANQVRTTSPVNSMTDEQWRALVAMWSSPRHKEKCQKYKLNREFVKLQQRTGSRCYIAHRFAVTEMLYPDAPPNAIELFKECHLSKKKGLAEPVQKAIDDMNAIMAAPVEDEQQPNTAIEAVSQVLPSSKFLQNVGLQPALKKRSSRAETLRVQELEAQLEKEKQDKEELRQKLDGQQQEIDNLKKQSEEARQKHLEDVGDLKKQLEENNALLRGLISFNQSQ
- the LOC120706126 gene encoding uncharacterized protein LOC120706126 isoform X2, which codes for MAPGRKVGSGKRQPAEQELTDYEKERTLNIMRNNQRIQELGTNNNKKARGTAVSDSLYQPEENDDSEEEGVEKSSNDTTRMPFGGARTKRVMAPGGQGLPARVTRQKTRASASTHEDLPATDVALVPPRSPAQHEDPLLMDDEVEHTTITEQVHRGRTLGKGLERISRGLGTKLAIHISEGNKRPETPMQAAKLASEGGIVLRQHIPILPHWKEYKKDPSILTDYIGKVAVQFTMDTNSKPVKDACVDMLKGGQRQMRHRLKKQYFDDVPANQVRTTSPVNSMTDEQWRALVAMWSSPRHKEKCQKYKLNREFVKLQQRTGSRCYIAHRFAVTEMLYPDAPPNAIELFKECHLSKKKGLAEPVQKAIDDMNAIMAAPVEDEQQPNTAIEAVSQVLPSSKFLQNVGLQPALKKRSSRAETLRVQELEAQLEKEKQDKEELRQKLDGQQQEIDNLKKQSEEARQKHLEDVGDLKKQLEENNALLRGLISFNQSQ